TGCTGCTCGGGATCTTCGGCCTGCTGCTGCTCGGCGTGACCGCGCTGACCTTCATCTCGGTGCCGCGCGACGCGTTCCAGGAGGCGGGGAGCACGGCGTACTCGATCATCGTGTTCTTCGTGCTGCTGCTGGTGGTGCTCGTCTCGCCCACCCTCAGCGGCAACGCCATCAACGGCGACCGCGATGCGGCGACGCTGGCGCCCGTGCAGGTGACGCTCGCGACGACGACCGACATCATCGTCGGCAAATTCCTGGCGGCGTGGATCACGGGACTCGCTTTCCTCGTCGTCGCGGCGCCGTTCCTCATCTTCGCCGCGGTGTTCGGCGAGGTCCGGCCCGACGTGCTGCTGGTGTCGCTGGTGATCCTCATCATCGAGGTGGCTATCGTCGCGGGCCTGGGGGTCGCGCTCAGCGGCATCCTCGCTCGTCCTCTCTTCTCGGTGGCGGTGACCTATCTGACCGTGGCCGCGCTCGTCGTGGGGACGCCCATCGCGTTCGGGCTCGTGGGCACGGCCTTCCCGACCGAGATCGAGTCGCGGCAGCGGTACCTGCAGCCGGTGTTCCAGGAGCCGATGCAGGTGCCCGAGGAGTGCATGACGGCCGAGCCCGGGGCGACCTCGCCGTCGCCGGAGTGCGTCGACCTCGGATTCGGGCCCGGGGTGGAGGAGCCCGACTACGTGTGCGGCGAGTGGATGACCTCGACCTACACCGTGCCGCGGTTCGACCGCGTGTGGTGGCTGCTGTCGGCGAACCCGTTCGTGATCCTCGCCGATGCGACGCCGACGGTGTGGCGCGACGGATACCCGGTCGATGCGTTCGGGACGCTCAAGGTCGGGGTGCGCACCGCGCAGATCGCGCCCGAGACGCAGCAGGTCTACGACGAGTGCGAGAACGCCACCCTGGAACCCGGCGAGGCGTACCCGACGGCCGAGGAGCAGGTCGCGGGCACCGTGCCGAGCTGGTTCGTGGGGCTCGGTGTGCAGCTGGCGCTCCTGGCGCTGCTGATGTGGCGTGCCGCGGTGCGGACGCACACGCCGTCGCGGCGGCTTCCCCCGGGCACCCGCATCGCCTAGCGCCCCGCCCCGCCCCGCCCCGCCGCCCCGCCCCGCCCCGCCCCGCGCGAGGGTGCACTCGTTCCGCGCGAGGGTGCACTCGTTCCCCGCGGCGGTGCACTCGCTCCGCGCGGGGGTGCACTCGTTCCCCGCGGGGGTGCACTCGTTCCCCGCGGGGGTGCACTCGTTCCCCGTGAGGGTGCGTTCACTCCCCGTGAGGGTGCGTTCACTCCCCGTGAGGGTGCACTTGTTCATGGCCCTCGAAAGGAGCACCCTCAGGCAGGAGGAGTGCACCCTCGCGGGAGGGGAGTGCACCCTCGCGCTCAGGGAGTGCACCCTCGCGGAGGGGGAAGGCGGGAAGCGCGATCAGCGGTCGACGAAACGGAAGTGCTGCGCGTTGTAGCGCTCGCCCTGAACCCCGATGCGCTGCGCGAGCCGGTCGAGGTCGTCGCGCTCATCCGCGGACAGCGCAACGGTCGTCGCGGCGATGTTCTCGCGGATGCGCTCGATCCGCCGGGTACCGGGGATCGGCACGATCCAGGGATGCTGCGCCAGCAGCCACGCCAGCGCGACCTGCCCCGGCGTCGCCCCCTTCGTCTCCGCGAGCTTCGCGACATGGTCGATGAGCGCGCGGTTGGCCTCGAGGTTCTCCTTCTCGAACCGGGGGAGTGCGCGACGCATGTCGTCGTCGGCCAGCGTCGTCGACGCGTCCATCGTGCCGGTGAGGTACCCGCGGCCGAGCGGACTGAAGGGCACGAACCCGATGCCGAGCTCGGCGACGACGGGCAGCACATCGGTTTCGGGATCACGCG
The Microbacterium sp. SLBN-154 DNA segment above includes these coding regions:
- a CDS encoding ABC transporter permease, encoding MNAQRIATIIRLELTQRVRSVAWYVLLGIFGLLLLGVTALTFISVPRDAFQEAGSTAYSIIVFFVLLLVVLVSPTLSGNAINGDRDAATLAPVQVTLATTTDIIVGKFLAAWITGLAFLVVAAPFLIFAAVFGEVRPDVLLVSLVILIIEVAIVAGLGVALSGILARPLFSVAVTYLTVAALVVGTPIAFGLVGTAFPTEIESRQRYLQPVFQEPMQVPEECMTAEPGATSPSPECVDLGFGPGVEEPDYVCGEWMTSTYTVPRFDRVWWLLSANPFVILADATPTVWRDGYPVDAFGTLKVGVRTAQIAPETQQVYDECENATLEPGEAYPTAEEQVAGTVPSWFVGLGVQLALLALLMWRAAVRTHTPSRRLPPGTRIA